In the genome of Populus trichocarpa isolate Nisqually-1 chromosome 6, P.trichocarpa_v4.1, whole genome shotgun sequence, one region contains:
- the LOC7458480 gene encoding zinc transporter 8 → MQNFITFYLTFICLLLLLPTLALAECTCDAGGGDGKNKSEALKYKAVAIASILFAGAVGVCLPILGKTIPVLSPERNIFFIIKAFAAGVILSTGFIHVLPDAFDSLTSPCLGENPWGKFPFTGFVAMVSAIGTLMVDCLASSYYTRLHLSKAQPEESRDEEKAAVEAHEGHVHTHATHGHSHGLVDSSGSGPSQLIRHRVITQVLELGIVVHSVIIGVSLGASGSPKTIRPLVAALSFHQFFEGMGLGGCITQAKFKTKTIVIMALFFSLTTPVGIAIGIGISNVYNESSPNALIVEGIFNAASAGILIYMALVDLLAADFMHPKVQSNGALQFGVNVSLLLGAGCMSLVAKWA, encoded by the exons ctTCATTTGCTTGCTTCTACTACTCCCTACTCTTGCTTTAGCAGAATGCACATGTGATGCAGGAGGAGGAGATGGCAAAAATAAATCTGAGGCCTTGAAATACAAAGCCGTAGCAATTGCTTCTATCCTTTTTGCGGGTGCAGTTGGAGTTTGTCTTCCAATTCTTGGAAAAACTATCCCCGTTTTAAGCCCTGAAAGGaatattttcttcatcatcaaagCTTTTGCAGCCGGTGTTATATTGTCGACAGGCTTTATTCATGTGCTTCCTGATGCTTTTGATAGCTTGACATCGCCATGCCTTGGTGAAAATCCTTGGGGTAAATTTCCCTTCACGGGGTTTGTGGCAATGGTGTCGGCAATCGGGACTTTAATGGTGGATTGTCTTGCAAGTTCTTATTATACTAGGTTGCACCTCAGCAAGGCTCAACCAGAGGAGAGTAGGGATGAGGAGAAGGCAGCAGTAGAGGCTCATGAGGGTCATGTTCATACTCATGCTACTCATGGCCATTCTCATGGCTTAGTGGATAGTTCTGGTTCTGGTCCATCTCAGCTTATTCGCCATCGGGTTATTACACAG GTTTTGGAGTTGGGAATTGTGGTGCACTCTGTGATTATAGGAGTTTCTTTAGGAGCTTCTGGAAGTCCCAAGACAATAAGACCTCTAGTGGCTGCCCTAAGCTTTCACCAATTTTTTGAGGGTATGGGACTTGGTGGATGCATTACTCAG GCGAAATTCAAGACCAAAACTATTGTGATAATGGCACTCTTCTTCTCTCTAACAACCCCAGTTGGCATTGCAATTGGCATAGGCATATCAAATGTCTATAATGAGAGCAGTCCTAATGCTCTTATTGTTGAAGGAATTTTCAATGCTGCATCAGCTGGTATCCTAATCTACATGGCACTCGTGGATCTTCTGGCAGCTGATTTTATGCATCCAAAAGTGCAAAGTAATGGAGCACTTCAATTTGGGGTtaatgtttctcttcttctaggAGCTGGTTGTATGTCTCTCGTTGCCAAATGGGCTTGA
- the LOC7458482 gene encoding anthocyanidin 3-O-glucosyltransferase 2 — protein sequence MKRSELVFIPSPGIGHVTSTVELARLLVNRDDRFVVTIILMKLPFDEKFTSYCKSLTESTISNNIKFLDLPLLEQALDMKAKDVLAFYMETYKPLVKEALAQLIESSTSSPDKPPRLIGLLVDMFCVTMVDVGNDFGLRSYVFFTSGVGYLSLLFSMQTMKDEQNVDSTQFKDSDTELVISSFAKPIPARVLPSMFLNKDVVPGFLNFARKYKQTKGIVVNTFLELESHVMSSFFDGLTLPIYPVGPILKLQRAEGDKGLDRAREKEEIKKWLDDQPQSSVVFLCFGSMGSFDEDQLKEISKALEHSGHRFLWSLRRAPPKGTIVFPSGYDNPKEILTDGFLDRTSMVGKIIGWAPQTDILAHPAVGGFVSHCGWNSILESLWFGVPIAAWPIDGEQQLNAFQMVVELGLGVEIKLDYRKDFLSDDEVKIVTAEEIERGINSLMQSNSEIKRKVKEMSEKSKKTLMECGSSHTSFGHFIDNLMS from the coding sequence ATGAAGAGGTCAGAGTTGGTGTTTATACCTTCACCGGGTATCGGCCATGTTACATCAACGGTGGAGTTGGCACGGCTACTTGTCAACCGAGACGACCGATTCGTAGTGACAATCATCTTGATGAAGCTACCCTTTGATGAGAAGTTCACAAGCTACTGCAAATCACTCACTGAGTCAACTATTTCTAACAATATCAAGTTCCTTGACCTCCCTCTTCTTGAACAAGCTTTAGATATGAAGGCAAAAGACGTTTTAGCTTTCTACATGGAAACGTACAAACCTTTAGTCAAAGAAGCTCTGGCTCAGCTCATTGAGTCGTCCACCTCAAGCCCTGATAAGCCGCCTCGGCTCATCGGTCTCCTGGTTGATATGTTCTGTGTAACAATGGTAGATGTGGGCAATGATTTTGGACTGCGCAGCTATGTGTTCTTCACTTCAGGTGTAGGTTATTTGAGTCTCTTGTTTTCTATGCAAACCATGAAAGATGAGCAAAATGTGGACTCAACCCAGTTCAAAGACTCCGATACTGAGTTGGTGATTTCAAGTTTTGCTAAACCAATTCCTGCTAGGGTTTTGCCTTCTATGTTTCTTAACAAAGATGTTGTTCCTGGCTTCTTAAATTTTGCAAGAAAGTATAAGCAAACGAAAGGTATTGTGGTCAACACTTTCTTGGAGCTGGAATCCCATGTAATGAGCTCATTTTTTGATGGCTTGACCCTTCCGATATACCCAGTGGGGCCTATTTTGAAGCTCCAACGTGCTGAAGGTGACAAAGGGTTAGATAGGGCTCGTGAGAAAGAGGAGATCAAGAAGTGGCTTGATGATCAACCTCAATCATCCGTGGTGTTCTTGTGTTTTGGAAGCATGGGAAGCTTTGACGAGGATCAGTTGAAAGAGATTTCAAAGGCATTAGAACATAGTGGCCATCGATTTTTATGGTCCCTACGTCGAGCTCCACCAAAGGGTACGATTGTATTCCCTAGTGGTTATGATAATCCAAAGGAAATATTGACGGATGGATTCTTGGATCGAACGTCTATGGTTGGAAAAATCATTGGATGGGCTCCACAAACAGACATCTTGGCCCATCCAGCAGTTGGAGGATTTGTATCGCATTGTGGATGGAATTCTATACTAGAAAGCCTATGGTTTGGTGTGCCAATTGCTGCCTGGCCAATAGATGGGGAGCAACAATTAAATGCCTTTCAAATGGTGGTTGAGTTAGGATTAGGTGtggaaattaaattagattataGGAAGGATTTTTTGAGTGATGATGAAGTTAAAATTGTGACTGCTGAGGAGATAGAAAGAGGTATAAACAGTTTGATGCAGAGTAATAGTGAAATAAAGAGAAAGGTGAAAGAGATGAGTGAAAAGAGCAAGAAAACCTTGATGGAATGTGGATCTTCACACACTTCATTTGGTCATTTTATTGACAATTTGATGAGCTAG